One window from the genome of Tachypleus tridentatus isolate NWPU-2018 chromosome 11, ASM421037v1, whole genome shotgun sequence encodes:
- the LOC143232635 gene encoding zinc finger BED domain-containing protein 5-like, with protein MKPCKLRIHLEKKHTGEKDKPVEYFKILRDNFQARETESQFFNNKVCKMSDGLLASYEISKIIAKAGKPHNVGETVILPAVSVIISSVMKQNASEITNSIPLSIDEVAEDLQRKDSDLISSKSAVAAFLRKLKLYKNNIRRRAFEQFPCLASVDIDLQDEDLALYGEYMENMHEDMQTRFSDLLMMVIPTWVSIPFEVNVADIDISLQEPLIEL; from the exons ATGAAACCTTGTAAACTAAGAATCCATCTAGAAAAGAAGCACACAGGAGAGAAAGATAAACCAGtagaatactttaaaatacttCGTGATAATTTCCAAGCGAGAGAAACTGAGTCTCAATTCTTTAATAACAAAGTGTGTAAAATGAGTGATGGTTTACTGGCATCATATGAAATTAGCAAAATAATAGCAAAGGCAGGAAAACCCCATAATGTTGGTGAAACAGTAATTCTACCAGCAGTGTCTGTTATTATTTCGTcagttatgaaacaaaatgcaaGTGAAATTACTAATTCCATCCCTTTAAGCATTGATGAAGTGGCAGaggat CTCCAAAGAAAAGATTCTGATCTGATATCTAGTAAAAGTGCTGTTGCTGCTTTTCTGAGGAAACTAAAGTTGTATAAGAATAATATCAGGCGTCGTGCATTTGAACAGTTTCCTTGTTTGGCCTCTGTTGACATCGATTTGCAAGATGAAGATCTTGCATTATATGGTGAATATATGGAAAATATGCATGAAGATATGCAAACTCGGTTTAGTGACCTACTCATGATGGTTATACCGACTTGGGTTTCAATTCCTTTCGAAGTTAATGTTGCCGATATAGACATATCTTTGCAAGAGCCTCTCATCGAATTATAA
- the LOC143232636 gene encoding uncharacterized protein LOC143232636, giving the protein MQRHACSQRVPQNREDTCCVNCGGPHAASYRGCPKYSQVLAIKREKFLKSNMSANLNMIKSTTLKDDLITPSSKTVNPTTQEKVQHLSNGPTPKLQSAVVKQLRIRRHRLLISRLVTFVAETIIKVWGGQYDSKQELIRGMANSIPLYFEFQPFSPREFEEILSEKLILDPNETSHGCSK; this is encoded by the exons ATGCAGCGGCATGCATGCAGTCAAAGAGTGCCCCAAAACAGGGAAGACACATGTTGCGTCAATTGCGGAGGCCCTCACGCGGCTTCCTACCGTGGTTGCCCTAAATATTCTCAAGTCCTAGCCATTAAACGGGAAAAGTTTCTCAAATCCAATATGTCGGCTAATCTCAATATGATTAAGTCGACGACCCTAAAAGACGATTTGATCACTCCATCCAGTAAGACCGTCAATCCTACAACCCAGGAGAAAGTCCAGCATCTCTCAAACGGACCTACGCCGAAGCTACAGTCCGCCGTCGTGAAACAACTCAGAATACGCAGACACAGACTGCTGATCTCACGTCTGGTAACGTTTGTTGCTGAGACCATTATCAAAGTCTGGGGAGGCCAATACGACTCCAAGCAGGAGTTGATCAGAGGAATGGCGAACTCTATACCCCTGTATTTTGAGTTTCAACCTTTTAGCCCTCGAGAATTCGAAGAGATCCTGTCTGAAAAGCTCATTCTTGACCCTAATGAG ACATCCCATGGCTGCTCCAAGTAA